One Salipiger sp. H15 DNA window includes the following coding sequences:
- a CDS encoding chaperone NapD has product MNICGCLVHVARDALPAARAQMEALDGVEVHAQSDDGRLVVVVEDTDTAFASDIIMSLHQIRGVISLTINYHHFEDLTQRPTPAAPHPET; this is encoded by the coding sequence ATGAACATCTGCGGCTGCCTTGTCCATGTCGCGCGCGACGCGCTGCCCGCGGCGCGCGCGCAAATGGAAGCGCTCGACGGTGTCGAGGTGCATGCGCAAAGCGATGACGGCCGCCTCGTGGTGGTGGTCGAGGATACCGACACGGCCTTCGCCTCGGACATCATCATGTCGCTGCACCAGATCCGCGGCGTGATCTCGCTGACCATCAACTACCACCATTTCGAAGACCTCACCCAACGCCCAACCCCCGCCGCCCCCCATCCGGAGACCTGA
- the napF gene encoding ferredoxin-type protein NapF codes for MTTQHSRRNFLRGQLSRPDAPPMRPPGAQARFMDLCTGCGDCVRACPEAILVLRESRSGPRPVVDFAQGGCTFCGACAEACEPGALSLETVPDWPWKAVVSDSCLSLNGVSCRACEDSCDPRAIRFRLMTAGRAAPILDTDCCTGCGDCAVTCPAGAISFEIPETQTERLA; via the coding sequence ATGACGACCCAGCACAGCAGACGCAACTTCCTCCGTGGGCAATTGTCACGCCCCGATGCACCCCCCATGCGACCGCCGGGTGCACAGGCCCGTTTCATGGACCTCTGCACCGGCTGCGGCGACTGCGTGCGCGCCTGCCCCGAGGCGATCCTCGTGCTGCGGGAAAGCCGCTCCGGCCCTCGTCCGGTGGTCGATTTCGCGCAGGGCGGCTGCACCTTCTGCGGCGCCTGCGCCGAGGCCTGCGAGCCCGGCGCGCTTTCGCTCGAGACCGTGCCCGACTGGCCGTGGAAGGCGGTTGTCAGCGACAGCTGCCTGTCGCTGAACGGCGTCTCCTGCCGCGCCTGCGAGGATAGCTGCGATCCGCGGGCCATCCGCTTCCGCCTGATGACCGCGGGGCGCGCCGCGCCGATCCTCGACACGGATTGCTGCACCGGCTGCGGAGACTGCGCCGTCACCTGCCCCGCCGGGGCGATCAGCTTCGAGATCCCCGAGACCCAGACGGAGAGACTGGCATGA
- a CDS encoding LamG-like jellyroll fold domain-containing protein, translating to MIGVENITVEDVKFELGGADAEGMVALFDIRDSHDITVRNSDMASDAEGSLGTPEGHAEAADLAVVRRSEGITFEGNTITNFDQGMAFLDCRDIAVLGNDISGLQGDGIRIGGVAGMLIEGNHLHDFLGSTTAVNHPDMIQIWSTNITVGNADITIRENFLDAGNGANYQMIFGRNGANSPEGALFENLLIEHNVLFGAHSNAISLQDTLNAIVRNNTVLYDPDVYVVEDDGSYSGSTMVGTIEIGGAGAVISDNVAHSVSGGTGNVVLDSSSPLLLDDYRNHFLNVEAGGDGDLRDLMLRPDSALNGVAGSSLTWFTDHADTLTAVVDVTISKTDKSLVLLDASWSRGPDGAVAALGASFLWTFADGSTATGNRIVHDFSGAGRHAYTLTVTLPDGSSDSITRSIEIAPAVVADISFAGGKWSDAGEAGATVTVYGGKITQDGWLEIGGRDRLEITTETGDLFGQASFNLGLTVDRADGANGLLVHFPEVLKLRLDAKGFVHITLDTDAGQFTLDSTTAVFADEAAHRLNVILDGATGSLSLVVDGVTNLRIPAGGVTASQGHAGLTIGNTWGTGISAQVKDIYFGTEAAMPEDAAEADATVVLGSLSFAGGGVVASGLTYTIDKPGAYTDAGIDITKGLLALTRENTFIFEAERFGVAFDMNVSKAGTSGTILYLHQTLDLSLDASGQLVLQLNTDQGWQTIRTAGLDLEDGGLHRISVAYDGDAGVMSIEVDGAQVATGHQSGLTPGVKYWSLGFGHPWKDSEASVTVDNVTISDEPGIQLATATRKLAVTADAPELVLDFEGGAISDTSGLGATVAVLGGGITLGTRADGTGHAEITHGSSIVVAPGAEPLAGQDSFLVTFDLRTDAASGRNVFGIGGALGLDVEGDDFVFHLTTSQGSFTLETSTDVLADRDWHEVAIAYADAQGLLELRVDGQVLGAIEAGGATLVQGDDVLEIGSSLADGFDGGIDDFVYRTGIGSNAFLLG from the coding sequence ATGATCGGGGTGGAAAACATCACGGTCGAGGACGTGAAATTCGAACTGGGCGGCGCGGATGCCGAAGGCATGGTCGCGCTTTTCGACATCCGCGACTCCCACGACATCACCGTGCGCAATTCCGACATGGCCTCCGATGCCGAGGGGTCGCTCGGAACGCCCGAGGGCCATGCCGAGGCGGCGGATCTCGCGGTGGTCCGGCGCAGCGAGGGCATCACCTTCGAGGGCAACACGATCACCAACTTCGACCAGGGCATGGCCTTCCTCGACTGCCGCGACATCGCGGTGCTGGGCAATGACATCTCGGGCCTGCAGGGCGACGGCATCCGCATCGGCGGGGTGGCCGGAATGCTGATCGAGGGCAACCACCTGCATGACTTCCTCGGCTCGACCACCGCGGTCAACCACCCGGACATGATCCAGATCTGGAGCACCAACATCACTGTCGGCAACGCCGATATCACCATTCGCGAGAATTTCCTCGATGCCGGGAACGGCGCGAATTACCAGATGATCTTCGGACGAAACGGCGCCAATTCCCCCGAGGGCGCGCTCTTCGAAAACCTCCTGATCGAGCACAACGTGCTTTTCGGCGCGCACAGCAACGCGATTTCGCTGCAGGACACGCTGAACGCGATCGTGCGCAACAATACCGTGCTCTACGATCCGGACGTCTATGTCGTGGAAGACGACGGCAGCTATTCCGGCTCCACCATGGTCGGGACCATCGAGATCGGCGGGGCAGGGGCGGTGATTTCCGACAACGTCGCGCATTCCGTCTCGGGCGGGACGGGCAATGTCGTGCTCGACTCCTCCTCGCCGCTGCTGCTCGACGATTACCGCAACCATTTCCTGAACGTCGAGGCGGGCGGCGACGGCGACCTGCGGGACCTCATGCTGCGGCCCGACAGCGCGCTCAACGGAGTGGCGGGCAGCTCGCTCACCTGGTTCACCGACCATGCCGACACGCTGACCGCCGTGGTCGACGTGACGATCTCGAAGACCGACAAGTCGCTGGTGCTGCTCGATGCCTCGTGGTCGCGCGGGCCGGACGGCGCGGTCGCGGCGCTTGGCGCGAGCTTCCTGTGGACCTTCGCGGATGGCAGCACCGCGACCGGCAACCGCATCGTGCATGACTTCTCCGGCGCGGGCCGCCACGCCTACACGCTGACCGTCACCCTGCCGGACGGGTCGAGCGACAGCATCACCCGCTCGATCGAGATCGCGCCCGCCGTCGTCGCCGACATCAGCTTCGCCGGGGGCAAATGGTCGGACGCGGGCGAGGCCGGCGCGACGGTCACGGTCTACGGCGGCAAGATCACGCAGGACGGCTGGCTCGAGATCGGCGGCCGCGACCGGCTCGAGATCACCACCGAGACGGGCGATCTCTTCGGACAGGCCAGCTTCAACCTCGGGCTGACGGTGGACCGCGCCGACGGGGCAAACGGGCTGCTGGTGCACTTCCCGGAGGTGCTGAAGCTTCGGCTCGACGCCAAGGGCTTCGTCCACATCACGCTCGACACCGACGCGGGGCAATTCACGCTCGACAGCACCACCGCGGTCTTCGCCGACGAGGCGGCGCATCGGCTCAACGTCATCCTCGACGGGGCGACGGGGAGCCTGTCGCTGGTGGTCGACGGGGTGACCAACCTGCGCATCCCGGCGGGCGGCGTGACCGCGTCGCAGGGCCATGCCGGGCTGACCATCGGCAATACCTGGGGCACCGGCATCTCGGCGCAGGTCAAGGACATCTACTTCGGCACCGAGGCGGCAATGCCCGAGGATGCCGCCGAGGCCGACGCGACGGTCGTCCTGGGAAGCCTCAGCTTCGCGGGCGGCGGGGTCGTCGCGAGCGGCCTCACCTACACGATCGACAAGCCCGGGGCCTATACCGACGCGGGCATCGACATCACCAAGGGCCTGCTGGCACTCACCCGCGAGAACACCTTCATCTTCGAGGCCGAGCGCTTCGGCGTGGCCTTCGACATGAACGTGTCGAAAGCGGGCACCTCGGGCACGATCCTCTACCTGCACCAGACGCTCGACCTGTCGCTCGACGCCTCGGGGCAGCTGGTGCTGCAACTCAACACCGACCAGGGCTGGCAGACGATCCGCACCGCGGGGCTCGACCTCGAGGACGGCGGCCTGCACCGCATCTCGGTCGCCTATGACGGCGACGCCGGCGTCATGTCGATCGAGGTGGACGGCGCGCAGGTCGCGACCGGACACCAGAGCGGGCTGACCCCCGGGGTGAAGTACTGGAGCCTCGGCTTCGGCCATCCGTGGAAGGACAGCGAGGCCTCGGTTACCGTCGACAACGTCACCATCTCCGATGAGCCCGGGATCCAGCTTGCCACCGCCACGCGCAAGCTGGCGGTGACGGCGGATGCTCCCGAGCTGGTGCTCGACTTCGAGGGCGGCGCGATCTCCGACACGTCCGGCCTTGGCGCAACGGTCGCGGTTCTGGGCGGCGGCATCACCCTCGGAACGCGCGCGGACGGCACCGGCCACGCCGAGATCACCCATGGCTCGTCGATCGTCGTCGCGCCCGGCGCCGAGCCCCTTGCCGGGCAGGACAGCTTCCTTGTCACCTTCGACCTGCGGACCGACGCCGCGTCGGGCCGAAACGTCTTCGGCATCGGCGGCGCGCTCGGGCTCGACGTCGAGGGAGATGACTTCGTCTTCCACCTGACCACGTCGCAGGGCAGCTTCACGCTCGAAACCTCGACGGACGTGCTCGCGGATCGGGACTGGCACGAGGTGGCGATCGCCTACGCCGATGCGCAGGGCCTGCTCGAGCTGCGCGTCGACGGGCAAGTCCTTGGCGCCATCGAGGCCGGCGGCGCGACGCTTGTGCAGGGCGATGACGTGCTCGAGATCGGCAGCTCTCTCGCTGACGGCTTCGATGGCGGGATCGACGACTTCGTTTACCGCACCGGGATTGGCAGCAACGCCTTCCTGCTGGGCTGA
- a CDS encoding UDP-N-acetylglucosamine--LPS N-acetylglucosamine transferase, with protein sequence MSKKILAVASAGGHWQQLQRIRHAFDGDEVFFLTTLQGLPDDFDALPAAIIPDCSQSEPLAALRCFAAVYPIVRRERPDVVITTGALPGLIALAAGRLVGAKGVWIDSVANAECMSTSGRLARYVAHLRLSQWEHVARESQVEYAGSIL encoded by the coding sequence TTGTCGAAAAAGATCCTCGCGGTTGCCTCGGCGGGAGGGCACTGGCAACAACTGCAGCGGATCCGCCATGCCTTCGACGGTGACGAGGTCTTCTTCCTGACCACGCTGCAGGGTCTGCCCGACGATTTCGACGCACTGCCCGCCGCGATCATCCCCGATTGCAGCCAGAGCGAACCGCTTGCCGCGCTGCGCTGCTTTGCCGCCGTCTACCCGATCGTGCGGCGCGAGCGGCCGGATGTCGTGATCACCACCGGCGCGCTGCCGGGCCTCATCGCGCTGGCGGCGGGGCGACTGGTCGGCGCGAAGGGCGTGTGGATCGACAGCGTCGCGAATGCCGAATGCATGTCGACCTCGGGCCGGCTGGCTCGCTACGTCGCGCACCTGCGGCTGAGCCAATGGGAACACGTGGCGCGCGAGTCGCAGGTCGAATACGCGGGCTCCATCCTGTGA
- a CDS encoding glycosyltransferase — protein sequence MIFATVGTQLPFPRLIDALDRIAPRLGEPVIAQVGEAASGDWKHLDPRRALSPREFNAIFTAARIVVSHAGIGSILSARRFGKPLVLFPRRFDLGEHRTDHQMATVQHVKSLRGIHVAFDAAELEGLLLAPGLEGPGEETALSPAHLALIDRLHSFIHDPR from the coding sequence GTGATCTTCGCGACCGTCGGCACCCAGCTTCCCTTCCCGCGCCTGATCGACGCGCTCGACCGGATCGCGCCGCGGCTCGGCGAGCCGGTGATCGCGCAGGTCGGCGAGGCCGCCTCGGGCGACTGGAAACATCTCGATCCGCGCCGGGCGCTGTCCCCGCGGGAGTTCAACGCCATCTTCACCGCCGCGCGGATCGTGGTCTCGCATGCCGGGATCGGCTCGATCCTCTCGGCCCGGCGCTTCGGCAAGCCGCTTGTGCTGTTTCCCCGGCGCTTCGACCTCGGCGAGCACCGGACCGATCACCAGATGGCGACGGTCCAGCACGTGAAGAGCCTGCGCGGCATTCATGTCGCCTTCGACGCCGCGGAGCTCGAAGGGCTCCTGCTGGCGCCGGGTCTAGAGGGGCCCGGCGAGGAAACCGCGCTCAGCCCCGCCCATCTTGCGCTGATCGACCGGCTGCACAGCTTCATTCACGATCCGCGCTGA
- a CDS encoding SGNH/GDSL hydrolase family protein, with product MRLSNPAAVLGALLVVTGLGLAGAAAALWAGVELRPAPEVADRPFTVPMPGDAGLRLTVLGTSLSNRQLWPGEVAERLRGCAGIPVALSVVAQNGAGSDWGLAQVERVAAERPDLVLVEFAINDADVTDGMSLAASARTHAELIRALRDASPGTEIVLLTMSPAEGLRGVIRPRLRAHYLQYRALADEMGVGLIDLYPRWLALPRSERGLARDGLHPDPQTASDLIAPVIAGAVARALTGAECGDAQRGS from the coding sequence ATGCGCCTTTCCAACCCCGCGGCCGTTCTGGGGGCGCTGCTTGTCGTCACCGGTCTCGGGCTCGCGGGCGCGGCGGCGGCGCTCTGGGCCGGGGTCGAGCTGCGCCCGGCGCCCGAGGTCGCGGACCGCCCCTTCACGGTGCCGATGCCCGGGGACGCCGGGCTCAGGCTCACGGTGCTCGGAACCAGCCTCTCGAACCGGCAGCTCTGGCCCGGCGAGGTGGCGGAGCGGCTGCGCGGCTGCGCCGGCATCCCGGTCGCGCTCTCGGTGGTCGCGCAAAACGGCGCCGGCTCGGACTGGGGCCTCGCGCAGGTCGAACGGGTCGCCGCGGAGAGGCCGGATCTCGTGCTCGTCGAATTCGCGATCAACGACGCCGACGTGACGGACGGCATGTCCCTCGCGGCCTCGGCGCGGACGCATGCCGAGCTGATCCGGGCCTTGCGCGATGCCTCGCCGGGGACGGAAATCGTGCTGCTGACAATGAGCCCGGCCGAGGGCCTCCGCGGCGTGATCCGCCCCCGGCTGCGCGCCCATTACCTGCAGTACCGCGCGCTTGCCGACGAGATGGGGGTGGGGCTCATCGACCTCTACCCGCGCTGGCTCGCCCTGCCGCGGTCGGAGCGGGGCCTCGCGCGCGACGGGCTGCATCCCGACCCGCAGACGGCGTCTGACCTCATCGCTCCGGTGATCGCGGGCGCGGTGGCGCGGGCCCTGACCGGAGCGGAGTGCGGGGACGCTCAGCGCGGATCGTGA
- a CDS encoding acyltransferase, which produces MVDQTVPKMNKARRRGLNRLSHLRNLLVSLRRAYLVHVWKMDLDPSCQFSLSAKFDRTFPIGVHVGADSYIAFEARILTHDMTRGLYLHTRVGRNCFIGGRALILPGVEIGDNSVVAAGAVVTKSVPPRSIVAGNPAQIVRSDIEVGRFGRFTTADETESRLAAAGKT; this is translated from the coding sequence ATGGTTGATCAGACCGTTCCCAAGATGAACAAGGCGCGGCGGCGGGGCCTCAACCGGCTCTCTCACCTGCGCAACCTGCTCGTGTCGCTGCGCCGCGCCTACCTTGTCCATGTCTGGAAGATGGACCTGGACCCGAGCTGCCAGTTCTCGCTCTCGGCCAAGTTCGACCGCACCTTTCCGATCGGGGTGCATGTCGGGGCGGATTCCTACATCGCCTTCGAGGCGCGGATCCTGACCCATGACATGACGCGCGGGCTCTACCTGCACACGCGGGTCGGCCGGAACTGCTTCATCGGCGGGCGCGCGCTGATCCTGCCGGGGGTCGAGATCGGCGACAACAGCGTGGTGGCGGCGGGCGCCGTGGTGACCAAGTCCGTGCCGCCGCGCAGCATCGTCGCCGGCAATCCGGCGCAGATCGTCCGCTCCGACATCGAGGTCGGGCGGTTCGGGCGCTTCACCACCGCCGACGAGACCGAAAGCCGGCTGGCCGCCGCCGGCAAGACCTGA
- a CDS encoding sugar transferase, which translates to MSGALLATGLGILLGESNMKLNKFGINFEWLDQRYNPALDLDPVLTLGGTRVGQAFYRKFGKRLMDLTLVALCAPLLITLLPPLIALVAMDRGNPFYSQIRLGQNGRPFRMWKLRSMVPDAENLLQAHLAACPEAREEWERDQKLKNDPRITKVGLFIRKASLDELPQFWNVITGDMSVIGPRPMLETQRALYPGNDYYLLRPGITGLWQITVRNESSFAERAHFDSLYNACLSFKTDLKILLATVLVVCSCTGH; encoded by the coding sequence ATGTCCGGCGCGCTGCTCGCGACTGGATTGGGAATCCTTTTGGGGGAGTCCAATATGAAATTGAATAAATTTGGTATAAATTTTGAGTGGTTAGATCAGAGATACAATCCGGCGCTGGACCTCGACCCTGTCCTCACACTGGGCGGAACCCGCGTCGGCCAGGCGTTCTACCGAAAGTTCGGCAAGAGGTTGATGGACCTGACCCTTGTCGCGCTCTGTGCGCCGCTGCTGATCACGTTGCTGCCGCCCCTGATCGCGCTGGTTGCCATGGATCGGGGCAACCCCTTCTACAGCCAGATCCGCCTCGGCCAGAACGGGCGACCGTTCCGGATGTGGAAACTCCGCTCGATGGTCCCCGATGCGGAGAACCTGCTGCAGGCACATCTCGCAGCCTGCCCCGAGGCGAGGGAAGAATGGGAACGCGACCAGAAACTGAAGAACGATCCCAGGATCACCAAGGTGGGCCTCTTCATCCGGAAGGCGTCGCTCGACGAGTTGCCGCAGTTCTGGAACGTCATAACCGGGGACATGAGCGTGATCGGCCCGCGTCCGATGCTTGAAACGCAGCGCGCGCTCTATCCCGGGAACGACTACTACCTGCTGCGGCCCGGCATCACCGGCCTGTGGCAGATCACCGTCCGGAACGAGAGTTCCTTCGCCGAGCGCGCCCACTTCGATTCCCTCTACAATGCGTGCCTGAGCTTCAAGACGGACCTGAAGATCCTCCTTGCCACCGTGCTGGTCGTCTGCTCCTGCACGGGGCACTGA
- a CDS encoding polysaccharide pyruvyl transferase family protein, with amino-acid sequence MPNGPDTGLVIGLLGHTVTSSNLGIGALTLSDIRILEEVAASLGRDIRFELTAWHEPHPVYIERPNLSYHPLSRGFILRPDGLRAMAKRCDLVLDICGGDSFTDIYGTKRFIIQLAAQSVVVGAGTPLGFAPETIGPFNRPWVRRSASWIMRRAAFVCARDALSSDYVRCFGDDRITLIEATDVAFHLPYETRPKAHEADGKIHVGINVSGLLFGGGYTGKNEFGLKMDYPTLLRSLVRQFSERGDCVVHLIGHVIIDTPTAAGEDDQRACEQLGREFPGVIVEPPPADPSEAKSLIATMDYFVGARMHACIAAFSSGVPVLPMAYSRKFLGLFGTLGYAHVADCRTASSAEVESQVLHGFETREQLAAEIAAANLEATRRLGLYRNFLARVLSGQPETAGTGMLAADNTPS; translated from the coding sequence ATGCCAAACGGCCCGGACACGGGGCTGGTCATCGGCCTGCTCGGACATACGGTGACGTCTTCCAACCTCGGGATCGGCGCGCTGACCCTGTCGGACATCCGCATCCTCGAGGAGGTGGCGGCCTCGCTCGGACGCGACATCCGCTTCGAGCTGACCGCCTGGCACGAGCCGCACCCGGTCTACATCGAGCGGCCGAACCTCAGCTATCATCCGCTGTCGCGCGGCTTCATCCTGCGCCCGGACGGGCTGCGCGCGATGGCGAAGCGCTGCGATCTCGTGCTCGACATCTGCGGCGGCGACAGCTTCACCGACATCTACGGCACGAAGCGGTTCATCATCCAGCTGGCGGCGCAGTCGGTCGTCGTCGGGGCCGGCACGCCGCTCGGCTTCGCGCCCGAGACCATCGGCCCATTCAACCGCCCCTGGGTCCGGCGCAGCGCCAGCTGGATCATGCGCCGCGCCGCCTTCGTCTGCGCGCGGGACGCGCTCTCCTCGGACTACGTGCGCTGCTTCGGGGACGACCGCATCACGCTCATCGAGGCCACGGACGTGGCCTTTCACCTGCCCTACGAGACGAGGCCGAAGGCGCACGAAGCGGATGGCAAGATCCACGTCGGGATCAATGTCTCGGGCCTGCTCTTCGGCGGCGGATACACCGGCAAGAACGAGTTCGGGCTCAAGATGGACTACCCGACGCTGCTGCGCAGCCTTGTCCGGCAATTCTCGGAACGCGGCGATTGCGTCGTGCACCTCATCGGCCACGTGATAATCGACACGCCGACCGCCGCCGGCGAGGACGACCAGCGCGCCTGCGAGCAGCTCGGCCGTGAGTTTCCCGGGGTCATCGTCGAGCCGCCACCGGCCGACCCGAGCGAAGCCAAGAGCCTGATCGCGACGATGGACTATTTCGTCGGCGCGCGGATGCACGCCTGCATCGCGGCGTTTTCCTCGGGCGTGCCGGTGCTGCCGATGGCCTACAGCCGCAAGTTCCTCGGACTTTTCGGCACGCTCGGATACGCGCATGTCGCGGATTGCCGGACGGCGAGCAGCGCCGAGGTCGAGTCGCAGGTCCTCCATGGCTTCGAGACCCGTGAGCAGCTTGCCGCCGAGATCGCCGCGGCGAACCTCGAGGCCACGCGGCGGCTCGGGCTCTACCGAAACTTCCTTGCACGGGTGCTCTCGGGGCAGCCCGAGACCGCCGGAACGGGGATGCTGGCGGCGGACAACACCCCTTCGTAA
- a CDS encoding sulfotransferase — protein sequence MDNAWADRPLLIHIGYHKTGTTWFQRTLFVPENGYFQLLDHHEINEALVRPYPLAFDPGDVALRLAGPLARLPRGCVPVLSSEILSGNPFYGARDCVLCAERLRTCFPNARILITIREQIAAIASTYMQYVRRAGTLSPEGFFDFESEPGYGAFDPRHFEYDRLVAEYRRLFGPDNVLVVTNEALATNATAVAMRLAEFSGATWPHAVSSTRVGASAPESAVGLLRLVNRLRRGPTSTATLIDLGTLGLWLHRGSSKLYQLPPLKHLAKRRPVLEAARARYAGSFAESNRRLVEMIGPMADLSRYEGVNMSVLSSQSVDDPAFLGKNSSASKLKTTQS from the coding sequence ATGGATAATGCCTGGGCAGACCGGCCGCTCCTCATCCACATCGGCTACCACAAGACCGGCACCACCTGGTTCCAGCGGACGCTCTTCGTGCCGGAAAACGGCTATTTCCAGCTGCTCGACCACCACGAGATCAACGAGGCGCTGGTCCGGCCCTACCCCCTGGCCTTCGATCCCGGGGATGTCGCGCTGCGCCTTGCGGGGCCGCTCGCGCGGCTGCCCCGCGGATGCGTGCCGGTGCTCTCGTCCGAGATCCTGTCGGGCAATCCCTTCTACGGCGCGCGCGACTGCGTGCTCTGCGCCGAGCGTCTCAGGACCTGCTTCCCGAACGCCCGGATCCTCATCACCATCCGCGAGCAGATCGCCGCCATCGCCTCGACCTACATGCAATACGTGCGGCGCGCCGGGACGCTGTCGCCCGAGGGCTTCTTCGATTTCGAGAGCGAGCCGGGCTACGGCGCCTTCGACCCCCGGCATTTCGAATACGACCGGCTGGTCGCGGAATACCGGCGGCTCTTCGGTCCCGACAATGTGCTGGTGGTCACCAACGAGGCGCTCGCGACGAACGCGACCGCGGTGGCGATGCGGCTGGCGGAGTTCAGCGGCGCGACCTGGCCGCATGCGGTCAGCAGCACCCGGGTCGGCGCCAGCGCCCCGGAATCCGCGGTCGGCCTGCTGCGCCTCGTGAACCGCCTGCGCCGCGGGCCGACGTCGACGGCGACGCTGATCGACCTCGGGACGCTCGGGCTCTGGCTGCACCGGGGCTCGTCGAAGCTCTACCAGTTGCCGCCGCTCAAGCATCTCGCCAAGCGCAGGCCGGTGCTCGAGGCGGCGCGTGCCCGCTACGCAGGGTCCTTCGCCGAGAGCAACCGGCGGCTTGTCGAGATGATCGGACCGATGGCGGATCTGTCGCGCTACGAAGGTGTCAACATGTCGGTGCTGAGCAGCCAATCGGTCGACGACCCGGCGTTCCTCGGCAAGAACAGCTCGGCCTCGAAGCTGAAAACCACCCAGTCATGA
- a CDS encoding oligosaccharide flippase family protein has product MIRSGLFVFVGNALGSLFLFVRNVFLARLLPLEEYGVAMTFAIIVAVLELASNMAGDRMLVQAEDGDDPRLENTMHLLEILRGMGLAVLLFLLAPVFADFFKAPDARPAFQTLALVPLIRGFRHLDIFRVQRTRDFRGMVLTPLISQVISCLAVVPLAYWMHDYRAMMASILLQHSLMVVLSHLYAERRYGLAFDRQLGLRIIRFGLPLMINGALMFVVMNGERLIVANQMGPSDLGWFSAALTLALTPTLIIGKTLQTLMLPLLSRRRNAGTGFQEAVQASLQLSLLAGLAFAVFMSIVGPWLFVTLFGAKFLAAVDVLVLLCIAQGMRVARSGPSTIAVSTGQTSNPAVASLVRVSVLPIALAAAVWFHADLHHIVLISIVGEVLAYLTSILLVRHRVGLAGGTMTWPLALAGANFALLILIYEVWPIPADPGHIFSLRSVLLLVAMLCSAMTMQDALRFLSLRLKQATPPTAKKGPANG; this is encoded by the coding sequence ATGATCCGCAGCGGCCTCTTCGTCTTTGTCGGCAACGCGCTTGGATCGCTGTTCCTCTTCGTGCGCAACGTGTTCCTCGCCCGGCTCCTGCCGCTCGAGGAATACGGGGTCGCGATGACCTTCGCGATCATCGTCGCCGTGCTCGAGCTGGCCTCGAACATGGCCGGGGACAGGATGCTGGTGCAGGCCGAGGACGGCGACGATCCGCGGCTCGAGAACACCATGCACCTGCTCGAGATCCTGCGGGGGATGGGTCTGGCGGTGCTGCTGTTCCTGCTGGCGCCGGTCTTCGCCGATTTCTTCAAGGCCCCTGACGCGCGCCCGGCCTTCCAGACGCTGGCGCTGGTGCCCCTGATCCGCGGTTTCCGCCATCTCGACATTTTCCGGGTGCAGCGCACCCGCGACTTCCGCGGCATGGTCCTGACGCCGCTGATCTCGCAGGTGATCTCCTGCCTCGCCGTGGTGCCGCTGGCCTACTGGATGCACGACTACCGCGCGATGATGGCCTCGATCCTGCTGCAGCACTCGCTGATGGTCGTGCTGTCGCACCTCTATGCGGAACGCCGCTACGGGCTTGCCTTCGACCGGCAGCTCGGGCTGCGCATCATCCGCTTCGGCCTGCCGCTGATGATCAACGGCGCGCTGATGTTCGTGGTCATGAACGGCGAGCGGCTCATCGTCGCGAACCAGATGGGCCCGAGCGATCTTGGCTGGTTCAGCGCCGCGCTGACCCTCGCGCTGACGCCGACGCTGATCATCGGCAAGACGCTGCAGACGCTGATGCTGCCGCTGCTGTCGCGGCGGCGCAACGCCGGGACCGGTTTCCAGGAGGCAGTGCAGGCGTCGCTGCAGCTTTCGCTGCTGGCGGGGCTGGCCTTCGCGGTCTTCATGTCCATCGTCGGGCCCTGGCTCTTCGTGACGCTGTTCGGCGCGAAGTTCCTCGCGGCGGTCGACGTGCTGGTGCTGCTCTGCATCGCGCAGGGGATGCGCGTCGCGCGCTCGGGGCCCTCGACCATCGCCGTGTCGACCGGGCAGACCAGCAACCCGGCGGTCGCCAGCCTTGTGCGGGTCAGCGTGCTGCCGATCGCGCTGGCCGCGGCGGTGTGGTTCCACGCCGACCTGCACCATATCGTGCTCATCTCGATCGTCGGGGAGGTCCTCGCCTACCTGACCTCGATCCTGCTGGTCCGGCACCGGGTGGGACTCGCGGGCGGGACGATGACCTGGCCGCTCGCCCTGGCCGGGGCGAATTTCGCGCTGCTCATCCTGATCTACGAGGTCTGGCCGATCCCCGCGGACCCGGGGCACATCTTCAGTCTTCGGAGCGTCCTTCTGCTTGTCGCGATGCTGTGCAGCGCCATGACCATGCAGGACGCGCTTCGCTTCCTCTCGCTTCGGCTGAAGCAGGCGACGCCTCCGACCGCAAAGAAAGGGCCCGCGAATGGATAA